One Myxococcota bacterium genomic window, GGGATCCATGGCCCTGCTCGCCGACGGGTGGCACATGGCGAGCCATGCCTCGGCGCTGAGCATCACGGCCTTCGCCTACTGGTACGCGCGCCGTCACGCGGGGAACCCGGAGTACACCTTCGGGACCGGCAAGGTCAGCGTTCTCGGAGGCTTCACCAGCGCGGTCGTGCTCGGGGTGATCTCGATCTCGATCGCCTGGGAGTCGATCACGCGGCTCGTGCAGCCGGTCCCCATTCGCTTCGACGAGGCGATCGTGGTGGCCTTCCTGGGCCTCGCCGTCAACCTCGTCTCCGCCTGGATGCTCCGCGGCGACCATCATCACGGAGGCCACGCTCACAGCCACGACCACAACCTGCGCGCGGCCTACCTGCACGTACTGGCCGATGCGCTCACGTCGACGACGGCCATCGTCGCGCTGACGGCCGGGAAGTACGCCGGCTGGGTGTGGATGGATCCGGTGATGGGCGTGGTCGGGTCGATCGTGATCGCGCGCTGGTCGCTCGGGCTGATCCGGGACACCTCGAGCATCCTGCTCGACTGCAGCGTCGACGAGGAACGCGAGACGCAGTTGGCGCGCGAAGCCATCGAA contains:
- the dmeF gene encoding CDF family Co(II)/Ni(II) efflux transporter DmeF, with product MHTIELSQWQHEHDYLPHGHRHSERQTRRVIALTAVMMVVEILAGTAWGSMALLADGWHMASHASALSITAFAYWYARRHAGNPEYTFGTGKVSVLGGFTSAVVLGVISISIAWESITRLVQPVPIRFDEAIVVAFLGLAVNLVSAWMLRGDHHHGGHAHSHDHNLRAAYLHVLADALTSTTAIVALTAGKYAGWVWMDPVMGVVGSIVIARWSLGLIRDTSSILLDCSVDEERETQLAREAIEADGDARVADIHLWRMGPAHLAAAISVVAHHPRSPDHYRGRLLKAVPLSHVTIEVHDCGDG